A genome region from Choloepus didactylus isolate mChoDid1 chromosome 12, mChoDid1.pri, whole genome shotgun sequence includes the following:
- the LOC119506862 gene encoding dolichyl-phosphate beta-glucosyltransferase-like, which translates to MAPLLLQLAVVGTALAAAVLMLVSYLKIKISFIAFITATKMPHLHLHEEEKFLLNARAQKETLPSIWDSPTKQLSVVVPSYNEEKRLPVMMDEALGYLEKRQKQDPLFTYEMIVVDDGSKDQTSKVAFKYSRKYRSDKVRVITLVKNRGKGGAIRMGVFSSRGEKILMADADGATKFPDIEKLEKGLNDLQPWPNQLRSTLGSLREYTTQLSSITREIQQKWGEWLQAELGAQFRGHVAPS; encoded by the exons ATGGCGCCGCTCTTGCTGCAGCTGGCGGTGGTCGGCACGGCGCTGGCAGCCGCTGTGCTGATGCTGGTATCTTA TCTCAAGATAAAGATTTCCTTTATTGCATTTATAACTGCTACAAAAATGCCACACCTTCATCTACATGAAGAAGAGAAGTTCTTATTAAATGCCAGAGCCCAGAAGGAAACTTTACCCAGCATCTGGGACTCACCTACCAAACAACTCTCTGTTGTTGTGCCTTCATACAATGAAGAAAAACGGTTGCCTGTGATGATGGATGAAGCTCTGGGCTACctagagaagagacagaaacagGATCCTTTGTTCACTTACGAGATGATAGTAGTTGATGATGGCAGCAAGGACCAGACTTCAAAGGTAGCTTTTAAATATTCCCGGAAATATAGAAGTGACAAAGTACGAGTAATAACGCTGGTGAAGAATCGTGGAAAAGGCGGAGCTATTAGGATGGGTGTATTCAGTTCTCGAGGAGAAAAAATCCTTATGGCAGACGCTGATGGAGCCACAAAGTTTCCAGATattgagaaattagaaaaaggacTGAACGACCTACAGCCTTGGCCTAATCAACTGAGAAGCACCTTGGGCAGCCTCAGAGAATACACCACCCAGCTATCTTCCATCACCCGAGAAATTCAGCAGAAGTGGGGAGAGTGGCTCCAGGCTGAGCTGGGGGCACAGTTCCGTGGTCACGTGGCCCCTTCCTGA
- the COMMD6 gene encoding COMM domain-containing protein 6, translating to MEGSGEPLLDAKSQVTNQLIDFQWKLGMAVSSDNCRSLKYPYVAVMLKVADHSGQVKNKSFEMTIPQFQSFCRQFKEIAAIIETV from the exons ATGGAGGGGTCTGGCGAGCCGCTGCTGGACGCCAAGTCTCAA GTCACCAACCAG CTGATAGATTTTCAATGGAAACTGGGTATGGCTGTAAGTTCCGACAATTGCAGATCTCTTAAATATCCTTATGTTGCAGTCATGCTAAAAGTGGCAGATCATTCAGGCCAAGTAAAGAACAAGTCCTTTGAAAtgacaattccacagtttcag AGTTTCTGCAGACAGTTCAAGGAAATCGCAGCAATTATTGAAACTGTGTGA